Proteins encoded in a region of the Neodiprion lecontei isolate iyNeoLeco1 chromosome 5, iyNeoLeco1.1, whole genome shotgun sequence genome:
- the LOC107226101 gene encoding solute carrier family 23 member 2 isoform X2 codes for MEDVTEMSETRASPNQPFENCTNVKSGNKKTDINYGIDDVPPWYLCIFMALQHYLTMIGAIVSIPFILTPALCMAEDDPARGSIISTMIFVTGIVTLLQTSFGCRLPIVQGGTISFLVPTLAILSLPEWKCPAQNVLDGMSKPERTELWQVRMRELSGAIAVSALFQVVVGYGGIIGSMLKYVTPLTIVPTVSLVGLSLFENAATAASQHWGIAAGTILMMTVYSQLLGNLQVPMIVWRKTGGFQIVWCYLFKLFPVLLTISIMWAVCGILTATDTFPPGHPARTDVKIKILQDSSWFRIPYPGQWGLPTVSLAGVLGMLAGVLACTVESISYYPTTSRMCGAPPPPLHAINRGIGTEGLGTVLAGLWGSGNGTNTFGENVGAIGVTKVGSRRVIQWAAVIMIIQGVVGKFGAVFVIIPEPVVGGIFCIMFGMIAAFGLSALQYINLNSARNLYILGFSMFFPLVLSRWMSHHSDAIKTGSDIFDSVITVLLSTTILVGGGLGCLLDNIIPGTSEERGLEAWAKEMALTDETPEDDETGRTTWKWTSYLPFSPTYKPNQRW; via the exons ATGGAGGATGTTACGGAAATGTCTGAGACG CGTGCATCGCCGAATCAGCCGTTTGAAAATTGCACCAACGTAAAGTCCGGCAATAAAAAAACTGACATAAATTATGGGATCGACGACGTACCCCCGTGGTATCTCTGCATTTTCATGGCTCTACAG CACTACTTGACGATGATAGGAGCGATAGTATCGATACCGTTTATTCTGACTCCGGCGCTTTGCATGGCCGAAGATGATCCGGCGAGAGGGTCGATCATTTCGACCATGATATTCGTTACCGGAATCGTAACGCTGTTGCAAACGAGTTTCGGATGCAG ATTACCGATCGTACAAGGGGGAACGATATCATTCCTGGTTCCCACTCTGGCAATATTAAGTTTGCCCGAATGGAAATGCCCGGCACAAAACGTGCTCGACGGCATGTCTAAACCGGAGAGAACGGAACTATGGCAAGTCAGGATGAGGGAATTGTCTGGAGCTATTGCCGTATCCGCATTGTTCCAAGTTGTGGTCGGTTATGGAG GAATCATCGGATCGATGCTCAAGTATGTTACTCCTTTAACAATCGTCCCTACGGTATCTCTGGTCGGATTGTCGTTATTTGAAAACGCTGCAACGGCAGCATCTCAGCACTGGGGCATCGCCGCCGG AACAATCTTAATGATGACCGTATATTCCCAACTCCTAGGGAATTTACAAGTGCCTATGATAGTTTGGCGGAAAACTGGTGGTTTCCAAATCGTTTGGTGCTActtgttcaaactttttccg GTTCTATTGACCATATCCATAATGTGGGCTGTATGTGGAATTTTAACAGCCACCGACACATTTCCGCCCGGGCATCCGGCGCGCAcagatgtgaaaataaaaattctccaaGATTCGTCCTGGTTTAGGATTCCTTATCCCGGACAATGGGGTCTACCCACAGTGAGTCTGGCGGGGGTCCTAGGAATGTTGGCGGGTGTATTGGCCTGTACAGTTGAGTCGATCAGTTACTATCCAACGACTTCTAGAATGTGCG GAGCACCACCGCCTCCGCTCCACGCGATAAATCGAGGTATCGGTACCGAGGGTCTTGGTACCGTATTAGCCGGGCTCTGGGGCAGTGGGAACGGCACAAATACATTTGGTGAAAACGTTGGCGCCATAG GTGTAACTAAGGTGGGTAGTCGAAGAGTGATTCAGTGGGCAGCTGTGATCATGATTATACAGGGTGTTGTGGGTAAATTTGGAGCCGTATTTGTAATCATACCTGAACCAGTAGTCGGCGGAATTTTCTGTATAATGTTCGGTATGATAGCTGCGTTTG GACTGTCAGCTCTGCAGTATATTAATCTTAATTCGGCaagaaatttatacatacttgggttttcaatgttctttCCATTG GTTCTCTCGCGATGGATGTCGCATCATTCCGATGCAATAAAAACTGGCAGTGACATTTTTGACAGTGTCATTACCGTTTTACTAAGCACGACAATTTTAGTCGGCGGTGGGTTAGGCTGTCTCTTGGACAATATTATACCAG GTACATCGGAAGAAAGAGGATTAGAAGCATGGGCAAAAGAAATGGCATTGACCGATGAAACCCCAGAAGATGATGAGACCGGGCGTACTAC GTGGAAATGGACATCTTACTTACCTTTCTCCCCAACTTACAAGCCAAATCAACGTTGGTGA
- the LOC107226101 gene encoding solute carrier family 23 member 1 isoform X4, protein MGSTTYPRGISAFSWLYRLPIVQGGTISFLVPTLAILSLPEWKCPAQNVLDGMSKPERTELWQVRMRELSGAIAVSALFQVVVGYGGIIGSMLKYVTPLTIVPTVSLVGLSLFENAATAASQHWGIAAGTILMMTVYSQLLGNLQVPMIVWRKTGGFQIVWCYLFKLFPVLLTISIMWAVCGILTATDTFPPGHPARTDVKIKILQDSSWFRIPYPGQWGLPTVSLAGVLGMLAGVLACTVESISYYPTTSRMCGAPPPPLHAINRGIGTEGLGTVLAGLWGSGNGTNTFGENVGAIGVTKVGSRRVIQWAAVIMIIQGVVGKFGAVFVIIPEPVVGGIFCIMFGMIAAFGLSALQYINLNSARNLYILGFSMFFPLVLSRWMSHHSDAIKTGSDIFDSVITVLLSTTILVGGGLGCLLDNIIPGTSEERGLEAWAKEMALTDETPEDDETGRTTYVPNTFDFPIGMDTLRRWKWTSYLPFSPTYKPNQRW, encoded by the exons ATGGGATCGACGACGTACCCCCGTGGTATCTCTGCATTTTCATGGCTCTACAG ATTACCGATCGTACAAGGGGGAACGATATCATTCCTGGTTCCCACTCTGGCAATATTAAGTTTGCCCGAATGGAAATGCCCGGCACAAAACGTGCTCGACGGCATGTCTAAACCGGAGAGAACGGAACTATGGCAAGTCAGGATGAGGGAATTGTCTGGAGCTATTGCCGTATCCGCATTGTTCCAAGTTGTGGTCGGTTATGGAG GAATCATCGGATCGATGCTCAAGTATGTTACTCCTTTAACAATCGTCCCTACGGTATCTCTGGTCGGATTGTCGTTATTTGAAAACGCTGCAACGGCAGCATCTCAGCACTGGGGCATCGCCGCCGG AACAATCTTAATGATGACCGTATATTCCCAACTCCTAGGGAATTTACAAGTGCCTATGATAGTTTGGCGGAAAACTGGTGGTTTCCAAATCGTTTGGTGCTActtgttcaaactttttccg GTTCTATTGACCATATCCATAATGTGGGCTGTATGTGGAATTTTAACAGCCACCGACACATTTCCGCCCGGGCATCCGGCGCGCAcagatgtgaaaataaaaattctccaaGATTCGTCCTGGTTTAGGATTCCTTATCCCGGACAATGGGGTCTACCCACAGTGAGTCTGGCGGGGGTCCTAGGAATGTTGGCGGGTGTATTGGCCTGTACAGTTGAGTCGATCAGTTACTATCCAACGACTTCTAGAATGTGCG GAGCACCACCGCCTCCGCTCCACGCGATAAATCGAGGTATCGGTACCGAGGGTCTTGGTACCGTATTAGCCGGGCTCTGGGGCAGTGGGAACGGCACAAATACATTTGGTGAAAACGTTGGCGCCATAG GTGTAACTAAGGTGGGTAGTCGAAGAGTGATTCAGTGGGCAGCTGTGATCATGATTATACAGGGTGTTGTGGGTAAATTTGGAGCCGTATTTGTAATCATACCTGAACCAGTAGTCGGCGGAATTTTCTGTATAATGTTCGGTATGATAGCTGCGTTTG GACTGTCAGCTCTGCAGTATATTAATCTTAATTCGGCaagaaatttatacatacttgggttttcaatgttctttCCATTG GTTCTCTCGCGATGGATGTCGCATCATTCCGATGCAATAAAAACTGGCAGTGACATTTTTGACAGTGTCATTACCGTTTTACTAAGCACGACAATTTTAGTCGGCGGTGGGTTAGGCTGTCTCTTGGACAATATTATACCAG GTACATCGGAAGAAAGAGGATTAGAAGCATGGGCAAAAGAAATGGCATTGACCGATGAAACCCCAGAAGATGATGAGACCGGGCGTACTACGTACGTACCAAATACTTTTGACTTCCCAATTGGTATGGACACTTTGCGAAG GTGGAAATGGACATCTTACTTACCTTTCTCCCCAACTTACAAGCCAAATCAACGTTGGTGA
- the LOC107226101 gene encoding solute carrier family 23 member 2 isoform X1, protein MEDVTEMSETRASPNQPFENCTNVKSGNKKTDINYGIDDVPPWYLCIFMALQHYLTMIGAIVSIPFILTPALCMAEDDPARGSIISTMIFVTGIVTLLQTSFGCRLPIVQGGTISFLVPTLAILSLPEWKCPAQNVLDGMSKPERTELWQVRMRELSGAIAVSALFQVVVGYGGIIGSMLKYVTPLTIVPTVSLVGLSLFENAATAASQHWGIAAGTILMMTVYSQLLGNLQVPMIVWRKTGGFQIVWCYLFKLFPVLLTISIMWAVCGILTATDTFPPGHPARTDVKIKILQDSSWFRIPYPGQWGLPTVSLAGVLGMLAGVLACTVESISYYPTTSRMCGAPPPPLHAINRGIGTEGLGTVLAGLWGSGNGTNTFGENVGAIGVTKVGSRRVIQWAAVIMIIQGVVGKFGAVFVIIPEPVVGGIFCIMFGMIAAFGLSALQYINLNSARNLYILGFSMFFPLVLSRWMSHHSDAIKTGSDIFDSVITVLLSTTILVGGGLGCLLDNIIPGTSEERGLEAWAKEMALTDETPEDDETGRTTYVPNTFDFPIGMDTLRRWKWTSYLPFSPTYKPNQRW, encoded by the exons ATGGAGGATGTTACGGAAATGTCTGAGACG CGTGCATCGCCGAATCAGCCGTTTGAAAATTGCACCAACGTAAAGTCCGGCAATAAAAAAACTGACATAAATTATGGGATCGACGACGTACCCCCGTGGTATCTCTGCATTTTCATGGCTCTACAG CACTACTTGACGATGATAGGAGCGATAGTATCGATACCGTTTATTCTGACTCCGGCGCTTTGCATGGCCGAAGATGATCCGGCGAGAGGGTCGATCATTTCGACCATGATATTCGTTACCGGAATCGTAACGCTGTTGCAAACGAGTTTCGGATGCAG ATTACCGATCGTACAAGGGGGAACGATATCATTCCTGGTTCCCACTCTGGCAATATTAAGTTTGCCCGAATGGAAATGCCCGGCACAAAACGTGCTCGACGGCATGTCTAAACCGGAGAGAACGGAACTATGGCAAGTCAGGATGAGGGAATTGTCTGGAGCTATTGCCGTATCCGCATTGTTCCAAGTTGTGGTCGGTTATGGAG GAATCATCGGATCGATGCTCAAGTATGTTACTCCTTTAACAATCGTCCCTACGGTATCTCTGGTCGGATTGTCGTTATTTGAAAACGCTGCAACGGCAGCATCTCAGCACTGGGGCATCGCCGCCGG AACAATCTTAATGATGACCGTATATTCCCAACTCCTAGGGAATTTACAAGTGCCTATGATAGTTTGGCGGAAAACTGGTGGTTTCCAAATCGTTTGGTGCTActtgttcaaactttttccg GTTCTATTGACCATATCCATAATGTGGGCTGTATGTGGAATTTTAACAGCCACCGACACATTTCCGCCCGGGCATCCGGCGCGCAcagatgtgaaaataaaaattctccaaGATTCGTCCTGGTTTAGGATTCCTTATCCCGGACAATGGGGTCTACCCACAGTGAGTCTGGCGGGGGTCCTAGGAATGTTGGCGGGTGTATTGGCCTGTACAGTTGAGTCGATCAGTTACTATCCAACGACTTCTAGAATGTGCG GAGCACCACCGCCTCCGCTCCACGCGATAAATCGAGGTATCGGTACCGAGGGTCTTGGTACCGTATTAGCCGGGCTCTGGGGCAGTGGGAACGGCACAAATACATTTGGTGAAAACGTTGGCGCCATAG GTGTAACTAAGGTGGGTAGTCGAAGAGTGATTCAGTGGGCAGCTGTGATCATGATTATACAGGGTGTTGTGGGTAAATTTGGAGCCGTATTTGTAATCATACCTGAACCAGTAGTCGGCGGAATTTTCTGTATAATGTTCGGTATGATAGCTGCGTTTG GACTGTCAGCTCTGCAGTATATTAATCTTAATTCGGCaagaaatttatacatacttgggttttcaatgttctttCCATTG GTTCTCTCGCGATGGATGTCGCATCATTCCGATGCAATAAAAACTGGCAGTGACATTTTTGACAGTGTCATTACCGTTTTACTAAGCACGACAATTTTAGTCGGCGGTGGGTTAGGCTGTCTCTTGGACAATATTATACCAG GTACATCGGAAGAAAGAGGATTAGAAGCATGGGCAAAAGAAATGGCATTGACCGATGAAACCCCAGAAGATGATGAGACCGGGCGTACTACGTACGTACCAAATACTTTTGACTTCCCAATTGGTATGGACACTTTGCGAAG GTGGAAATGGACATCTTACTTACCTTTCTCCCCAACTTACAAGCCAAATCAACGTTGGTGA
- the LOC107226101 gene encoding solute carrier family 23 member 1 isoform X5: MLRKCLRRLPIVQGGTISFLVPTLAILSLPEWKCPAQNVLDGMSKPERTELWQVRMRELSGAIAVSALFQVVVGYGGIIGSMLKYVTPLTIVPTVSLVGLSLFENAATAASQHWGIAAGTILMMTVYSQLLGNLQVPMIVWRKTGGFQIVWCYLFKLFPVLLTISIMWAVCGILTATDTFPPGHPARTDVKIKILQDSSWFRIPYPGQWGLPTVSLAGVLGMLAGVLACTVESISYYPTTSRMCGAPPPPLHAINRGIGTEGLGTVLAGLWGSGNGTNTFGENVGAIGVTKVGSRRVIQWAAVIMIIQGVVGKFGAVFVIIPEPVVGGIFCIMFGMIAAFGLSALQYINLNSARNLYILGFSMFFPLVLSRWMSHHSDAIKTGSDIFDSVITVLLSTTILVGGGLGCLLDNIIPGTSEERGLEAWAKEMALTDETPEDDETGRTTYVPNTFDFPIGMDTLRRWKWTSYLPFSPTYKPNQRW; this comes from the exons ATGTTACGGAAATGTCTGAGACG ATTACCGATCGTACAAGGGGGAACGATATCATTCCTGGTTCCCACTCTGGCAATATTAAGTTTGCCCGAATGGAAATGCCCGGCACAAAACGTGCTCGACGGCATGTCTAAACCGGAGAGAACGGAACTATGGCAAGTCAGGATGAGGGAATTGTCTGGAGCTATTGCCGTATCCGCATTGTTCCAAGTTGTGGTCGGTTATGGAG GAATCATCGGATCGATGCTCAAGTATGTTACTCCTTTAACAATCGTCCCTACGGTATCTCTGGTCGGATTGTCGTTATTTGAAAACGCTGCAACGGCAGCATCTCAGCACTGGGGCATCGCCGCCGG AACAATCTTAATGATGACCGTATATTCCCAACTCCTAGGGAATTTACAAGTGCCTATGATAGTTTGGCGGAAAACTGGTGGTTTCCAAATCGTTTGGTGCTActtgttcaaactttttccg GTTCTATTGACCATATCCATAATGTGGGCTGTATGTGGAATTTTAACAGCCACCGACACATTTCCGCCCGGGCATCCGGCGCGCAcagatgtgaaaataaaaattctccaaGATTCGTCCTGGTTTAGGATTCCTTATCCCGGACAATGGGGTCTACCCACAGTGAGTCTGGCGGGGGTCCTAGGAATGTTGGCGGGTGTATTGGCCTGTACAGTTGAGTCGATCAGTTACTATCCAACGACTTCTAGAATGTGCG GAGCACCACCGCCTCCGCTCCACGCGATAAATCGAGGTATCGGTACCGAGGGTCTTGGTACCGTATTAGCCGGGCTCTGGGGCAGTGGGAACGGCACAAATACATTTGGTGAAAACGTTGGCGCCATAG GTGTAACTAAGGTGGGTAGTCGAAGAGTGATTCAGTGGGCAGCTGTGATCATGATTATACAGGGTGTTGTGGGTAAATTTGGAGCCGTATTTGTAATCATACCTGAACCAGTAGTCGGCGGAATTTTCTGTATAATGTTCGGTATGATAGCTGCGTTTG GACTGTCAGCTCTGCAGTATATTAATCTTAATTCGGCaagaaatttatacatacttgggttttcaatgttctttCCATTG GTTCTCTCGCGATGGATGTCGCATCATTCCGATGCAATAAAAACTGGCAGTGACATTTTTGACAGTGTCATTACCGTTTTACTAAGCACGACAATTTTAGTCGGCGGTGGGTTAGGCTGTCTCTTGGACAATATTATACCAG GTACATCGGAAGAAAGAGGATTAGAAGCATGGGCAAAAGAAATGGCATTGACCGATGAAACCCCAGAAGATGATGAGACCGGGCGTACTACGTACGTACCAAATACTTTTGACTTCCCAATTGGTATGGACACTTTGCGAAG GTGGAAATGGACATCTTACTTACCTTTCTCCCCAACTTACAAGCCAAATCAACGTTGGTGA
- the LOC107226156 gene encoding 40-kDa huntingtin-associated protein, with the protein MAEIEYSEEIDDVSDEDYEIIRRYQEADAQFQKHPPFLSQFTESTDRVRSWLNDKGREFNIGKIIAMSEGDNYDFNRSTGCDEFLVQYHAISNKLKKRFLRKPNVSEACDQFSALATQCEQKELWQYAGLCWLAAARCQGTLGNASTEASLLARAGRQFLTAEKKNVMIGCPAPGQENVQAAVSCFGHSLARTQNQPGSSMAAAGLALELATALGSSPAGSQQLRRAISIHATPQSLGMLASTHIKQGDYVTALSVLSELAELVEANVGGGNTATGNNCDILHRCEVSRVLLLLILQPTPQRLAPSLAQLLEKYAWVEESSNAGPGMSEDEMLLLQSLVLACQSQDYQALLELEGELWPYLDTEQKELLRKLVQTLTAR; encoded by the exons ATGGCGGAGATCGAGTACTCTGAAGAAATTGACGACGTCTCCGATGAAGATTACGAAATCATTAGA AGATATCAAGAAGCGGATGCGCAGTTTCAAAAACATCCGCCATTTTTGTCCCAGTTTACAGA GTCCACCGATCGCGTTAGAAGTTGGCTCAACGATAAAGGCAGAGAATTTAACATTGGTAAAATAATCGCGATGTCCGAGGGTGATAATTACGATTTCAACAGATCCACCGGATGCGACGAATTCTTGGTCCAGTATCACgcgatttcaaataaattgaaaaa ACGATTTTTGAGAAAACCAAATGTCTCTGAAGCCTGCGATCAGTTTA GTGCGTTAGCGACGCAGTGCGAACAGAAGGAACTCTGGCAGTATGCCGGTCTTTGCTGGCTCGCGGCAGCTCGATGTCAAGGAACATTGGGCAATGCTAGCACAGAGGCCAGTTTGCTGGCTAGAGCCGGCAGACAGTTTCTAACAGCGGAGAAAAAGAACGTAATGATCGGATGCCCTGCTCCGGGTCAAGAGAATGTGCAG gCAGCTGTGAGTTGTTTCGGCCATTCTTTGGCTCGCACTCAAAATCAGCCAGGATCTAGTATGGCGGCGGCTGGCTTGGCACTGGAATTGGCTACTGCTTTGGGTTCAAGTCCTGCTGGTTCTCAGCAACTTCGTAGAGCGATAAGCATACATGCGACACCGCAGTCGCTTGGCATGCTTGCGTCAACTCATATTAAGCAGG GTGATTACGTAACAGCTTTAAGCGTGCTTAGCGAATTGGCAGAATTAGTGGAAGCTAATGTCGGAGGAGGAAATACAGCCACTGGAAATAACTGTGACATATTACACAG ATGCGAAGTGAGCAGAGTCCTACTGCTCCTCATATTACAACCGACACCGCAAAGACTAGCTCCGTCATTGGCTCAACTGTTGGAAAAATATGCCTGGGTCGAAGAGAGCAGCAATGCAG GTCCCGGGATGAGTGAAGATGAAATGCTGTTGTTACAGTCTTTAGTACTGGCCTGCCAGTCTCAGGATTATCAAGCATTGTTGGAACTGGAAGGCGAGTTATGGCCGTATTTAGATACCGAGCAAAAAGAACTGCTGCGTAAGCTTGTGCAAACTTTGACAGCACGTTAA
- the LOC107226101 gene encoding solute carrier family 23 member 2 isoform X3 yields MEDVTEMSETRASPNQPFENCTNVKSGNKKTDINYGIDDVPPWYLCIFMALQHYLTMIGAIVSIPFILTPALCMAEDDPARGSIISTMIFVTGIVTLLQTSFGCRLPIVQGGTISFLVPTLAILSLPEWKCPAQNVLDGMSKPERTELWQVRMRELSGAIAVSALFQVVVGYGGIIGSMLKYVTPLTIVPTVSLVGLSLFENAATAASQHWGIAAGTILMMTVYSQLLGNLQVPMIVWRKTGGFQIVWCYLFKLFPVLLTISIMWAVCGILTATDTFPPGHPARTDVKIKILQDSSWFRIPYPGQWGLPTVSLAGVLGMLAGVLACTVESISYYPTTSRMCGAPPPPLHAINRGIGTEGLGTVLAGLWGSGNGTNTFGENVGAIGVTKVGSRRVIQWAAVIMIIQGVVGKFGAVFVIIPEPVVGGIFCIMFGMIAAFGLSALQYINLNSARNLYILGFSMFFPLVLSRWMSHHSDAIKTGSDIFDSVITVLLSTTILVGGGLGCLLDNIIPGTSEERGLEAWAKEMALTDETPEDDETGRTT; encoded by the exons ATGGAGGATGTTACGGAAATGTCTGAGACG CGTGCATCGCCGAATCAGCCGTTTGAAAATTGCACCAACGTAAAGTCCGGCAATAAAAAAACTGACATAAATTATGGGATCGACGACGTACCCCCGTGGTATCTCTGCATTTTCATGGCTCTACAG CACTACTTGACGATGATAGGAGCGATAGTATCGATACCGTTTATTCTGACTCCGGCGCTTTGCATGGCCGAAGATGATCCGGCGAGAGGGTCGATCATTTCGACCATGATATTCGTTACCGGAATCGTAACGCTGTTGCAAACGAGTTTCGGATGCAG ATTACCGATCGTACAAGGGGGAACGATATCATTCCTGGTTCCCACTCTGGCAATATTAAGTTTGCCCGAATGGAAATGCCCGGCACAAAACGTGCTCGACGGCATGTCTAAACCGGAGAGAACGGAACTATGGCAAGTCAGGATGAGGGAATTGTCTGGAGCTATTGCCGTATCCGCATTGTTCCAAGTTGTGGTCGGTTATGGAG GAATCATCGGATCGATGCTCAAGTATGTTACTCCTTTAACAATCGTCCCTACGGTATCTCTGGTCGGATTGTCGTTATTTGAAAACGCTGCAACGGCAGCATCTCAGCACTGGGGCATCGCCGCCGG AACAATCTTAATGATGACCGTATATTCCCAACTCCTAGGGAATTTACAAGTGCCTATGATAGTTTGGCGGAAAACTGGTGGTTTCCAAATCGTTTGGTGCTActtgttcaaactttttccg GTTCTATTGACCATATCCATAATGTGGGCTGTATGTGGAATTTTAACAGCCACCGACACATTTCCGCCCGGGCATCCGGCGCGCAcagatgtgaaaataaaaattctccaaGATTCGTCCTGGTTTAGGATTCCTTATCCCGGACAATGGGGTCTACCCACAGTGAGTCTGGCGGGGGTCCTAGGAATGTTGGCGGGTGTATTGGCCTGTACAGTTGAGTCGATCAGTTACTATCCAACGACTTCTAGAATGTGCG GAGCACCACCGCCTCCGCTCCACGCGATAAATCGAGGTATCGGTACCGAGGGTCTTGGTACCGTATTAGCCGGGCTCTGGGGCAGTGGGAACGGCACAAATACATTTGGTGAAAACGTTGGCGCCATAG GTGTAACTAAGGTGGGTAGTCGAAGAGTGATTCAGTGGGCAGCTGTGATCATGATTATACAGGGTGTTGTGGGTAAATTTGGAGCCGTATTTGTAATCATACCTGAACCAGTAGTCGGCGGAATTTTCTGTATAATGTTCGGTATGATAGCTGCGTTTG GACTGTCAGCTCTGCAGTATATTAATCTTAATTCGGCaagaaatttatacatacttgggttttcaatgttctttCCATTG GTTCTCTCGCGATGGATGTCGCATCATTCCGATGCAATAAAAACTGGCAGTGACATTTTTGACAGTGTCATTACCGTTTTACTAAGCACGACAATTTTAGTCGGCGGTGGGTTAGGCTGTCTCTTGGACAATATTATACCAG GTACATCGGAAGAAAGAGGATTAGAAGCATGGGCAAAAGAAATGGCATTGACCGATGAAACCCCAGAAGATGATGAGACCGGGCGTACTAC TTGA